atgtttataaGAGTAACTTAATTATAATATGCAACTATTTTACATAGTTTTGTGAAAATTTTGCATAATAGTTATGTCAAATGATATTTCTTGACGTGTAAGTTGTAAAGTACAAATTTTGACGATCCAACTATATGGATGTTAAAATATAATGATTATaataattaagaaaaattatttCTTAAATAAAATGCGGTATTTATATATAGTTTATTACCAAGAAATGTTTAACATTTTGGGGgctaaattattttatatttttttatagataacgaaaaatcgataaattttcatttttttagattttcacattttcaaattttagtattatatttatttattaaaatttaaaattgataaaatatattggaaaagtacaagaaaaataaaatattaaataatttatttcattcaaatataaatgcagtacattcaaatattttttcaaaacAAATACATAATAACATTTTATGTCGACGAGAATGATCAAACTTTAACGGTGTTGGAAGAACCGCCTTTATCACCCTTATCATCGTCTTTCTTTTTCTTCGACTTTTCCGCCTTCGCTTTAgcttcattttctttttttttcttgcaCTAAAGTGCCATTTGAATACGGCGGAGAGCTATTTCCATGTCTTCCTCTCCTTCGGGCCCGTCGTAAGCCACACCATCTATAATTACCTTATTATTGTCTAAATCGTAGTAGAAAACCATTTTTCGGATATTAGAGAAGATAATGTTGAAGAAAAAATGTAGAATGAAAATAGAGAAGAGAATGTTGAAAAAAAATGAGATGAGGCAGGACTATTTATAGGTGAAAatctgaattttaaaattcacaaaattaaaTTTGGCACAAAAAAAATTTTGCTGAAAAAATTTCATTTGACTGTTGAAATTGCCGCAATGAAGCATTGCGGCGTGTCCAAActgccgcaatgaaacattgcggtgTGTCGGTCAAGCTTCTGCTCTATTGACCAGTCAATTCAActgccgcaatgtttcattgcggcaaTTTCAACAGTCAAATGAAATGTTTTAGCAAAATTTTTTTTGTGCCAAAtttaattttgtgaattttaaaattcttattaaTATTGGTACAAAAATAAGTTTTGCACAAAAAATAAGTTTGACTGTTGAtaaattttttaaactaaaataactcaattcactaaaaagtataaaattaataatattattttttaaactaaaattatTCATACGATAATTTAAAGAAAAAGTACAGAAAAAATTAAAttgataaatttattattaaaattgataatattttaatatattactactacttatatttaatgttaacatatttccaaaaattaattACTGTTgaacattaatattatttttatacttaTATAAATAAGTTAAATATTAGAATAAGCTAAAGAGAGGGGCAGTTTGGACATTAAAAACTGGGAGCCTAACCAAAAATGAAACATTGCGGCCCAACAATGAAACATTGCATGACGACAtcccgcaatgtttcattgcggaaGCCAAGACCCGCATTGAAACATTGCTTTCTCCCGCAATGTGTCATTGTTGTGGGTTGACTGACTGTCCCCCCAACCCACGTTGGCTCCTGATTATTTCCCTTTAGGATATTtaggtgtttggataattttatgTATAGATTACTTATAATTTGATAATGTGTTTGACAAGTGATAACTTATAAGTTAaaagatataattttaaaaaattaaaaaaaatcataataattttaatacttgaatataaaattaaaaaatattaatattaaaatacaaactcttaaaagcaaaaaaaattaaaaataataataacatttACATAATATGAGTAACAATCTCATCACATTTTTAGTTTATTGTATTATTTTTTACCTCAGCTATATTTgcacataattaatttatatCATTAGAAAGTAAATATAAactactttaatatataatttttaacttttaaaaagaataatttataatttacgGTTAAATTTGAGTCAATTGGATAGTAAAAATCAAACAAAATACATAAAGTGGAACAAACGAAgtattataattaaaatatgaataatataattaatattaaataataatattttaactACATAATATTAGGTATTGAGTTtaataagaataaaaatatatGGGAAATAGAGTTTCAACTGTGACATGTACGGGAGAATGTGAGTCTGAAAGTTAGGCTCCCTTACTTTCATATTTTGTCATATAAGCCGTTGAAAATGATTAATTTGGCAATCAGCGTAAAATGGTCTTAAATGACATATAAGTTAACAGATTGGTATCCCAAACAGCCCCAATACCTTGGCCATAACTTCATAGATTGGAAGTATCAGAACTCAAAAATTTCCAGCTAATGTGTAGTTCAATTATTATAATGAAGTAGTAGTAGCTAGCAACATAATAGTTGAAAAATCCTAATTTAATATAGAGAAACGAGTACAAGCTGAACAGGAAAATAGAGTTTGTACCAGAAATCCCAGTTCCTCCACTAAGAATGCTTAGATTTCCCTCTTTTGCTCCTACAGGAAGCTGCTAGTGAATTAGATAGATCATACAAAGTTAAAACACAACAGAATAGCCAAGCCAAATCAGAACTCAAAAACAAGCCTCTGGATATCTCATAATAGCTTGATTGGCACTATCTAGGTCCAGTGGAAGAATATTGCAAGGGACATAAATCTCTGTTTGCAAGCAACATAGTAAGGTAGAACTAGAAGATATAGATGCATAATTTGACAAGACTCATTTAAGGTAATAATATGAGAAGGCTCGTATCACTGTACCAGAGAAGGAACATACTTAGCAGCATCATTTTTAAATATTGCTGTCTGTGATGCATTTATAAGTCTATAAACCACGAATTACTATACAAAAACTAAAAGTTTAATTAAATTCAATTTTTTGATCTCCTAACCTAAGAAAATGGAAATATTCGCCAAGTTAAAACCTGCATATAAGGTCTTTCTTTCATATATAGGCTTCGCACCAATTGGTATTCTAACCAGGACTCCTACAAATTATGAAACTATATAAACAaaacaagaaaagaaaaacaGAAAAATGATCTACAGCATCTATACAATTATAATCTTGGATCATTTCAGCGTTATCTTTCCATGGTTTCATCTTCTCTGCAGACTCCAACATCAACGAGCATTGTGTTCGGCTTTTCTGAATGCAAAATTCTGCAACAGTTTCTTCTTGGAGCCTGATGATAACAAGAGAAATATCCCATATTAGCCAACAGAAAAGTAAAACTGCACCAAAAAATAAGGATAGAAAGAGTATTATATAGACAAACATTACCTTGTCCCATATAAGTGGATTCGTGTCTTTATAAACCACCACCCTTTGAATTACAGAAGAATCATCCACTTTTTCTTTGCATTTCCATTCATCTTTCTCCACATTTATGACATACTCACTAGCTGTTTCATTTGTCAACGTATTATATATGGCATTTGTAAATACATACACAGTAGCTCTTTCACACCCATTTTTGGTAATTCCGCGAGTGTTGAAAGAAAAACCAGCTTCATCACTCTTTCTGTACCAGCTCATAAAAGTTCTTGCTGGTATTTCGAGTTCACGGGCCGACACAAGGCCTGTGAAAATCTGGACCACGTATCCCCACGATACAGAAACGGTGAGTTTTCGAGATTTATCATAACACATGGACTGTTGCATAAGTCCAGCAGCATCGAGTTTCATGGGGGCCTTGAGGCGTTCAAGAGCCTCAATTTGGTTCATGTTGGGGAATATCGGATCGATTATGTCGAGATGGTGGAGTGATACCAGTGGTGTTATTGGATGGGCAGCTAAAAGCCCAAAAATGTTGCCATAAACGTCCAGCTGAAATATAGATAGGACATTTTGACTTAATAATGTAAACAAACAAACTACAAATAAGGAGATGTGGGTAGATACATAAAAATGTTGAAAAAGAAACCTGATGAAAGCCAATCTCTTTAGTGAGAGGAACTCCAAGCTCCGCCATGCAGGCTTGAATCCGATCATCCGACCCGTATAAACCCGGATATCTTTGTATACAATCATCTTGAATATTTTCAAGAGCTTTTGCTAATGGATAACTTATAGCAAATCCTCCACCTCCATATGCCATATTATACGAAAAATATATGTTCTGAGTATGACTTTCTGAACAACCCCCTATATAATAAAACTCATTATGATCATATTTTTGTAAAACCCTAACAAGATTATCAACAACAAACATTGTGTCATCATCTCCCATCACAAACCACCTCACATCTTCCATCCCTAACCTGAACGTCTCCGACACAATACGTGATATTCGTATTGCTGATCTATCACCCTTTCTGTTACTATACTTAAATTTCGACGTGTCACTTGAGATTTTTATAGGTGGAAGAAGATGGTCATCGTTCTCATCATCCTCTTCCACCTCTACATTATCAAGTAGGGGTTTGTCTAACCAAACGTAGCCTCGCGTTTGGTTAGGCCTCCACCATAGTTTAATATATTCCTTCC
This sequence is a window from Apium graveolens cultivar Ventura chromosome 9, ASM990537v1, whole genome shotgun sequence. Protein-coding genes within it:
- the LOC141687194 gene encoding uncharacterized protein LOC141687194, with the translated sequence MFHKFKLLQILMMRKLQNSSQILSKLLVYSIIFITSICILHALTSDHDSSSCKHQKLRTNHIISSSKFSNINNILSNTKTSLSLQSNPVYASKILDTNETALHHIAFGIGASSKLWDKRKEYIKLWWRPNQTRGYVWLDKPLLDNVEVEEDDENDDHLLPPIKISSDTSKFKYSNRKGDRSAIRISRIVSETFRLGMEDVRWFVMGDDDTMFVVDNLVRVLQKYDHNEFYYIGGCSESHTQNIYFSYNMAYGGGGFAISYPLAKALENIQDDCIQRYPGLYGSDDRIQACMAELGVPLTKEIGFHQLDVYGNIFGLLAAHPITPLVSLHHLDIIDPIFPNMNQIEALERLKAPMKLDAAGLMQQSMCYDKSRKLTVSVSWGYVVQIFTGLVSARELEIPARTFMSWYRKSDEAGFSFNTRGITKNGCERATVYVFTNAIYNTLTNETASEYVINVEKDEWKCKEKVDDSSVIQRVVVYKDTNPLIWDKAPRRNCCRILHSEKPNTMLVDVGVCREDETMER